A portion of the Bifidobacterium lemurum genome contains these proteins:
- the miaA gene encoding tRNA (adenosine(37)-N6)-dimethylallyltransferase MiaA has protein sequence MCATSPSVVPDGGLPSSPVIPGGDASSSSVILSGGGAVVEGSPRVVSIVGPTASGKTGLGIAIARRLAERGERAEIVNADAYQMYRGMDIGTAKPSAEEQAAVPHHLIDVIDPDDTMTVARFQTLARETIADLKSRGIRPILVGGSGLYARAAIDDISFPGTDPEIRARLEERERTEGAGALFAELRDKDPVAAANMDARNARRTIRALEVIELTGRPFSATLPRYRYVIPSVQIGLDLDRGELDRRIDIRTRRMLDEGFVDEVRRLRPRLGVTAGRALGYQQVIDFEDGLIDEEELFSDIAQKTKRLARKQMGWFGRDPRIHWLEALNPRLVDNAMAIIAHADAGDYDPIDARADEYVQHHLGDIG, from the coding sequence ATGTGCGCCACTAGCCCCTCCGTCGTCCCGGACGGCGGCCTTCCCTCCTCTCCCGTCATCCCGGGTGGAGACGCCTCCTCCTCTTCCGTCATCCTGAGCGGAGGCGGAGCCGTAGTCGAAGGATCCCCACGCGTCGTCTCCATCGTCGGGCCCACCGCCTCGGGCAAGACGGGGCTGGGCATCGCCATCGCGCGCCGGCTCGCCGAACGGGGGGAGCGGGCCGAAATCGTGAACGCGGACGCCTACCAGATGTACCGCGGCATGGACATCGGCACCGCCAAACCCAGCGCCGAGGAGCAGGCCGCCGTGCCGCATCATCTCATCGACGTCATCGACCCCGACGACACGATGACCGTGGCCCGTTTCCAGACGCTCGCCCGCGAAACCATCGCCGATCTTAAATCGCGTGGCATCCGGCCGATTCTTGTGGGAGGCTCCGGCCTGTACGCGCGCGCCGCCATCGACGACATCTCCTTTCCCGGCACGGATCCGGAAATCCGCGCGAGGCTTGAGGAACGCGAACGGACCGAAGGCGCGGGCGCGCTGTTCGCCGAGCTGCGCGACAAGGATCCCGTCGCCGCGGCGAATATGGACGCTCGCAACGCCCGGCGCACCATCCGCGCGCTGGAGGTCATCGAACTGACGGGCCGCCCGTTTTCGGCCACGTTGCCGCGCTACCGGTATGTGATTCCCAGCGTGCAGATCGGCCTTGATCTGGACCGTGGGGAGCTCGACCGCCGCATCGACATCCGCACCAGGCGGATGCTGGATGAGGGATTCGTCGACGAGGTGCGGCGGTTGCGTCCGCGGTTGGGCGTCACCGCAGGTCGCGCGCTCGGATACCAGCAGGTCATCGACTTCGAGGACGGGCTGATCGACGAGGAGGAGCTCTTCTCCGACATCGCGCAGAAAACCAAGCGGCTGGCCCGCAAGCAGATGGGCTGGTTCGGCCGCGACCCCAGAATCCACTGGCTTGAGGCGCTGAACCCGCGTCTGGTGGACAACGCGATGGCGATCATCGCCCACGCCGACGCCGGCGACTACGATCCCATCGACGCGCGCGCCGACGAGTACGTTCAGCATCATCTGGGCGACATCGGCTAG
- a CDS encoding Fic/DOC family protein encodes MTPAERASAVAFASKNCALEAMTPGDATMRAAADYERGDIDVARLIEIADESTARKIQSNGRLADGSLDDHATDHADSVFARTVLLAERRWPASGDLAELTAIHRGLFEGVFADAGALRTSDTTREATDDKARARNPEAFFPAALIETGALNIATELADKRNLQVLDRDVFVREFTRIYDELGYLHPFKGGNAMVLRMFGSRLAHDAGWDLDWGSVTREGYKSAKHAAYRGDTDALERMFAGIVRPANPTRVFLIAGWDQGPAH; translated from the coding sequence ATGACTCCAGCAGAGCGTGCGAGCGCAGTCGCATTTGCATCGAAGAACTGCGCGTTGGAAGCGATGACGCCGGGCGACGCGACGATGCGCGCCGCGGCGGACTACGAGCGGGGAGACATCGACGTCGCCCGGCTGATCGAGATCGCCGACGAATCCACCGCCCGAAAGATCCAAAGCAACGGCCGTCTCGCCGACGGCAGCCTGGACGACCATGCCACGGACCATGCGGACAGCGTGTTCGCCCGCACGGTGCTGCTTGCCGAACGCCGATGGCCCGCCTCCGGGGATCTGGCCGAATTGACCGCCATCCATAGGGGATTGTTCGAAGGCGTGTTCGCGGACGCGGGCGCGCTGCGAACCAGCGACACGACGCGCGAGGCGACGGACGACAAAGCCCGCGCTAGGAATCCCGAAGCGTTCTTCCCCGCCGCGCTGATCGAGACGGGCGCGTTGAACATCGCCACCGAACTGGCGGACAAACGCAATCTGCAGGTGTTGGACCGCGACGTGTTCGTGCGCGAGTTCACAAGGATCTACGACGAGTTGGGATATCTGCATCCGTTCAAGGGCGGCAACGCGATGGTGCTACGCATGTTCGGATCGCGGCTCGCGCATGACGCCGGTTGGGATCTCGACTGGGGTTCGGTGACCCGTGAGGGATACAAATCAGCCAAACACGCGGCCTATCGCGGAGACACCGACGCGCTGGAACGCATGTTCGCGGGCATCGTCCGTCCGGCGAATCCGACCCGCGTGTTCCTGATCGCCGGCTGGGACCAAGGTCCGGCGCACTGA
- the miaB gene encoding tRNA (N6-isopentenyl adenosine(37)-C2)-methylthiotransferase MiaB, with translation MNEDMMTETERNATAQDAPTARMGERGKGLFQIHTLGCQMNVHDSERIAGVLEADGYVPATEEQIDGHDVDLIVLNTCAVRENAAERMYGTVGLWAEMKRQRPNLQIAVGGCMAQLDRQRIADKAPWIAAVFGTKNIGSLPRLLEQNRVTDRPQVEVADKLEYFPSDLPTARASKVSSWVSISVGCNNTCTFCIVPTTRGKEKDRRPGDILAEVRDCVQSGAKEVTLLGQNVNSFGYGIGDRYAFSKLLRACGEIEGLERVRFTSPHPAAFTDDVIAAMAETPNVMHQLHMPLQSGSDKILRAMRRSYRTAKFMDILCKVREAMPDAQISTDIIVGFPGETEEDFQDTLRIVEEARFSSAFTFIYSPRPGTPAAEMEQVPHDVAQERFERLVALQERITEEELKKFEGTDVEVMITGTQGKKDAATHRVTGRERTGVLVHIGVPEGEPMPGIGDFVTATVTHAGRHNLIADPDPKAGQTYHVRH, from the coding sequence ATGAACGAAGACATGATGACCGAAACCGAACGCAACGCCACCGCACAGGACGCGCCGACCGCGCGCATGGGGGAGCGGGGCAAGGGATTGTTCCAGATCCATACGCTCGGCTGCCAGATGAACGTGCATGATTCCGAGCGCATCGCCGGCGTGCTCGAGGCGGACGGCTACGTGCCGGCCACCGAGGAGCAGATCGACGGGCACGATGTGGATCTGATCGTGCTCAACACCTGCGCGGTGCGTGAGAACGCCGCCGAACGCATGTACGGCACGGTGGGCCTGTGGGCGGAGATGAAGCGCCAGCGGCCCAATCTGCAGATCGCGGTCGGCGGCTGCATGGCCCAGCTCGACCGCCAGCGGATCGCCGACAAGGCGCCGTGGATCGCGGCCGTGTTCGGCACGAAGAACATCGGCTCGCTGCCGCGCCTGCTCGAACAGAACCGTGTGACCGACCGGCCGCAGGTCGAGGTGGCCGACAAGCTCGAGTATTTCCCCAGCGACCTGCCCACGGCGCGCGCCTCGAAGGTCAGCTCGTGGGTGTCGATCTCCGTGGGCTGCAACAACACCTGCACCTTCTGCATCGTGCCCACCACGCGCGGCAAGGAGAAGGACCGCCGTCCCGGCGACATCCTCGCCGAGGTGCGCGACTGCGTCCAGTCCGGCGCCAAGGAGGTCACGCTGCTGGGCCAGAACGTGAACTCCTTCGGCTACGGCATCGGCGACCGCTACGCCTTCTCCAAACTGCTGCGCGCCTGCGGCGAGATCGAAGGGCTGGAGCGCGTGCGCTTCACCTCGCCGCATCCGGCCGCCTTCACCGACGATGTGATCGCCGCCATGGCCGAGACCCCGAACGTGATGCACCAGCTGCACATGCCCTTGCAGTCGGGTTCCGACAAAATCCTGCGCGCCATGCGCCGCTCCTACCGCACGGCCAAGTTCATGGACATCCTGTGCAAGGTGCGCGAGGCGATGCCGGACGCGCAGATTTCCACCGACATCATCGTCGGCTTCCCCGGCGAGACCGAGGAGGATTTCCAGGACACGCTGCGCATCGTCGAGGAGGCGCGCTTCTCGTCCGCGTTCACCTTCATCTATTCGCCGCGTCCCGGCACGCCGGCCGCCGAAATGGAGCAGGTACCGCATGATGTGGCGCAGGAGCGTTTCGAACGTCTGGTCGCGCTGCAGGAGCGCATCACCGAGGAGGAGCTCAAGAAGTTCGAAGGCACGGACGTCGAGGTGATGATCACCGGCACACAGGGCAAGAAGGACGCCGCCACGCACCGCGTGACCGGCCGCGAACGCACCGGCGTGCTTGTGCATATCGGCGTGCCCGAAGGCGAGCCGATGCCCGGAATCGGCGATTTCGTCACCGCCACCGTCACCCACGCCGGCCGTCACAACCTCATCGCCGACCCCGACCCGAAGGCCGGGCAGACCTATCATGTGCGCCACTAG